The Zeugodacus cucurbitae isolate PBARC_wt_2022May chromosome 4, idZeuCucr1.2, whole genome shotgun sequence genome includes the window aaatacattcGATTGTTTTTCTTGGCAAGATTGTTTTCATTGAATCGCCTTTTCTTGTGTGACATCACATCGAGAAAACGAAAAGAATAAAAGTAACGGTAAAAGTATGTCGttaacattaaatatattatttttgtaactcAGCAATAACAACCGAAACTCCTCAACATTAAAAGAATTTGCATGGAAACTGACTCCAACACAGGTTGTAACCCATTAGAAAAGATGCATGATGATCCCATGTACACAAGAGTTTCGGAAAGTACTATTTTGAAATAAGAATAAAGAGCGTTTTCCTATTCATTCCGGAAATATGTACAAGTAGATACCAAGAttctatttaaaacaaatttattgattttgatcTTGGCCTATTGGCTATATTAGGTCCAATGCACCACTTGAATATCGCAACATTATCGGGAAACGAAATGATGTATCGAatgattaaaatttactaaaaaacgtTTGCAAAATTTTTGTGGTTAATACTGTTATTTCACTCTGCTGTCAAATAATGTACATGAAAAGTGCAGAACATATAGACGACGATAAGCGAtaagcgacatctgtcaaatattaaaatacacgtgTTCTTATGTTAACAGACAACtgcacgacttcacgacaaagggttgaagtcttcgctgtcgccaaattagaaatgtttctaattttgccgacgacaatggccgctgtagagctgccactaatatgtgaaatgtaaaattattcaaagttctcacaagtatgatgTTATTCTGCCAGCAGAAACgttaaatagctttgatatatcatttataataacaaccgaatatttaaaataaataatttcactttaaaataaatatgtatattttattgaagtgaaagattttagtacggcaacaatgaaattgctgtttgttatgtcgctgccgtcttcaaaatgttcaagacgatggcttcaaagcgacatttgtgatcagccgtcgctacgtcgtgtcgtcgtctttgtgttcagcattaaaagcaacaacagcaaaagcaagtTATCTGAGTGGAGAGTTTTGTTCTATGCTTTAAACACATAAACGACtgcacgacacgacgtagcgacgacgaaattttatttttttcctaccattagaaaaaatgttattatttctaattttttactttGTACCTGACCTACAGCGAAGTTTATAATCTTTTCATGGAAAGAATTTTTAAAGCTTAATAAGAGTAATATTTTTCCTGCaataaatctttttaattttagttgtcCATATCGAAAACTCATCCCTGAAAAAGTAACTCTCTCCGATCATATATCGatataaattgtttttcacTAAACGTGTTAATAGGgcgttgttttcatttttaattgaatagagTGAGTTAACGTTTTTACTTTAAAAGTgtgtttaatatgtatataatatactttcATGTATAGATCTGAATGAAAATAGTTTGACCGTAGTTGCTGAAGTACATGTTTAGAAAGAATTGCACTTAAAATTTGCCGTCTTTCGAGACTACTACTAGTATATACGTGACGATTTCAACCAACTAACAATCATAGCCTTATTATTTGatagaagtaaaattaaataatctttGAAGTGATCTATATGAACCCTCGATTACACTTTCAGATAATATTGAACTTAATAGCGTTAGCTTTCAATCTATTTCGAGCAGTCCTGTGAATATTGAGTTGAATTAACAATGTCAACAATTGAGGAACGTACAGCATATGAAAAGAATCCATATTTTACTGGACATATCTATGGAAATTTCTCCCCTTTTTATGTGACGATTGCTGTCTGTACTGTCGTACTTggttctattattattttaaatataatattaggatGTTGCTCGAAACATCGTAAATATTGGCAGGATAGGCACACAGgttaaatttgagttataaaagtaatattaaaatattaacgtACTTGGATTAGCAGGTAATCGATGGTTGGTTTCTATTTGGTCAGCTACACCTCATTTGCAGCCACCCTTGGATTTCACAGAACTAAAAGACGCATCATATTTTGAACGATTTTACGTAAGTCTTTCAACTGAATAGAATATGAATATATTGTCAATGAATTATTGACATAGTAAAACTccctattaataattaaatagatGGTTCCACATTATACTTTGATTgttctatgtatatgtagtttTTTAATGTATGTCTTAAATACGATATTTCTTTTATCGtatttgtgaatattttaaatagccaaaataagtaatattataaatagtaACCCGCGACGATTTACGTTTTGAACATATAGTATTGTTTCACAGTCAATAGCGGACAAAGTATAATGAAAAAAACTTTCTGCAGGATTTCAAATAGCGTCTATGAGAACAAATACTTTAAATTATAAGACGAAATTGATTTGATTATATGCCACacaatatattacatatttgatATGTTGAAGGT containing:
- the Pf13_0198_4 gene encoding uncharacterized protein Pf13_0198_4; translated protein: MSTIEERTAYEKNPYFTGHIYGNFSPFYVTIAVCTVVLGSIIILNIILGCCSKHRKYWQDRHTGNRWLVSIWSATPHLQPPLDFTELKDASYFERFYPKTHIFREDIEAAELPVQQQIHTEPPSHQLQQQRPQRPEGRTLHQQRQREEYVELQKRESDI